CTTAAATTTGGGGCGATTATAGCCAAAATGCGGTTAAAATAATCCGCTAAAGCCACCTTTCGCACGTGGAAAATTAGGCGTTTTTGGCTAAAATTAGCAAAAATAAGGGGCGAACAAAATGTCATTTTTAGAAGGCTTATTTAACATTTTCAAAACCAAAAAACTACCAAAAAGCGATGAAGAGCTACTTTTAGACGAGTATGCAAGCATTTACGACCAAATAAAAGAGAAAAATTTAAACGAATACGACTTTTTATGTGAGCTCATACGATTACTCTCTTTTTTAAGAGCTAGATGCTACGACATTTACCTTGAAAAGTGCCTAGCTGATGGCGATGCCGAGAGGCTAAATGATCTCATTTTTCAATACGCTAAGCTAAATTTACTCCCAGGATGCAGCGGTGGATATGACCAGTGCGAGAGGCTCATACCGGCATTTTTTGCTATCGCTTGCGGTGACACGCAGAGTATGGCAAGGATCTTTCCAAAAGGCCTACCACCTAGCAAAAACGGCTATAAATTTCTATATGTTACGCACGATTTGCTCACGGCGATGCTTTGGCAAGATGAAAATTTACTCACCCCTGCTCTTGAAAAAGCACGCGCTTTTGCAGAGTCCAAAAAGCCAGCAAACGAAAGAGAGGCGGTTAAATTTGTGCTTGCCTTGCATGAAAAAGATGTGGCCGCTATGAGTGAGCATTTGCAGAAATTTTGCTCTACATTTGGCAGGACAGATGCGCCTAAATTTGAAAAAAGGCTTTATATTTTCGCACACGGACTTCACGCTTTGGTGCACTACTTTTTGCCACTTGAGCTCTTTAAAGAGATAAAGCTACCAAAAAATGAAAATTTCAGTAAATTTTACGCTAAAAGGCTCTTTCAAAATGAAATTCCCAAGCCAAAACTTTATTTTACTTTTCTACCTGAGTTTGAACTGATAAATGTGATCTTAAGTGCGCCAGTAGCTAAAACTCTGATATATCAGCCTTATTTGCCAAATGATAAGACATTTTTTATGGATCACGATGCGATGATTAAAAATTTAGCCGACGAGATCATAAAATCAGGGGCATTAAAGTAGAATTTATAAACTTTTAGCTAATATTTACACCTTACAACCAACAAAGCTCCATAAATCTTTTGCAAAAAAAAGTGCTTTTTGGTCTTACCAAATTTTAGAAAGGTAGAGTATGTCAAAATACGCTATATTTAAGCATGGTGGCAAGCAATATCGTGTTAGCGAGGGCGAGTACCTTAAGCTAGATCACTTTAGTGCTGAAGCTAAATCAACCGTTGAGATTACAGAAGTTTTGGCTGTAAATGACGGCGAAGTAAAGGTAGGTGCGCCATTTGTGAAGGGTGCAAAAGTTGTTCTTGAGGTCGTTAATGAAGGCAAAGACAAAAAAGTAGTTATCTACAAAAAACGCAGACGTAAAGACTCAAAACTAAAACGCGGCTTTAGAAGACAATTTACACGTGTAAAAGTCGTAAGTATCGCAGCTTAAGGAGATAAGATATGGCACACAAAAAAGGTCAAGGTTCAACCCAAAATAACCGTGATAGTATCGGACGCCGATTAGGTGTTAAAAAATTTGGTGGTGAGTTCGTTCGTGCTGGAAATATAATCATCCGCCAAAGAGGAACAGCGACTCACGCTGGAAATAACGTAGGTCTTGGCAAAGATCACACTATTTTCGCATTAGTCGATGGCTTTGTAAAATTTGAAAGACTTGATAAAAACAGAAAAAAAGTATCTGTTTATCCAGCTGCATAACCCCAGGGGCAATCGCCCCTTTTTCTTTTAAATCCACTCAAAAATTTAATTTATCTTTTCTAATTCTTTGATTATTTTTCTAGCTCTATTTTTCCAAGTATTTTCGCTCATATTCTCATAAGCATTTTTTGAAATTTTATTTAGCTCATCATTACTTAACGTCTTTATATAGTTAAATTTTTCTTCTAGACTTTTTTTATCTCCTGCTTCGTACAAAAAACCATTTTTGCCATCTTTTACTATCTCGGCAACTGGTGGAAAATTTGGAGCTAAGACAACGTTTGAGTTTGCCATATACTCAAAAAGCTTTAGCGGAGTGCTATAAAGAGAATAAGCACTTTTTACACTAGGTATTATCAAAATTGTATTGTTTTTAATGAGACTTTTTACAACTTCTTTTTGAGGTAACATCCCTTTAAAACATACCAGACATTCGATCTTTCTTTCTTTAAGAGTATTTTTTAAATTTATAAAACTATTTCCACTATTCTTACCATACAGCTCGAGTTTTATCCTGGTTTTTAAAGCAAAATCCAGCATCAGATCAAGACCTTTCCATAACAAGAATGAGCCATAATAGTTTATACTTGAAAAATCAAAATCTTTTTTCTTAAAAATATAATCTTGTTTGCAACCATTATAGACAACTGCCGAATTTGTTATTTGTAAGTCAAAAAATTTTCTAAGTTCATTTAATGTGCTGATATTGTGCGAAAAGATAAAATCAGCATCTTTTAGTATCTCTTTTTCCATATTATAAAGTGCTTTGTTACCCAAGGTAAAACACTCATGCACTTCAAATACAACCTTTTGATTGGATATTTTATTTTCTAGTAGAAATTTAGCTATCTTTAAATGCCTTGTGTAAAATATCGCATCTTTATTTGAGTCGTTATTTATTATTTTTTTTAGAAAAAAATTAAAAATTTTATTACTTTTTAAAAATAGAATCCTTTTTCTTACAAACAATATGTCATTAGCTTTTAACTTTAAAGAAAATTTCTCATTTACCTCATTTAAATTTAAAGGAGACTGCGGTACAACCAGTTTAGCATCGCACATATTACTAAGCTCAAAAAATGTATTTAGAATTGCTATCTCTCTTGCATTGCCTTGCGGAATTTGTTCTGGATATATGTAAAATAGTTTCATAAATCACTCCTTGTCTTTGCATAAAACACTATAAAAAGACCAAGCATTACATAAAGATGAGTAAAGTATATTGTCTCAAATAGTCCCCTAAATATATAAGTGCAAAGTATGCTTCCAAATATTGCTATATAAAATTTATTATTTAACAAATATCTTTTAAAAGATTCGAAAAGCATATAAAACACAAGTGTAACAAAAAGAGCAGTACCTACTACACCATAATGATAATACTGACCAATAAATACTGGTTCGTCATGATGTGGATACTTGACTCCATCAGCACCTACACCAGTTGGACCAAGGTCATCATTGTTAACATTTTTATCATTTAAAAATTTAGTATATTGCTTACCGCCAAAACCTATGCCTATATAAGCCCTATCAGAGCTAAAAAGAAGTGGCAATCTTTTTGTTAAAATATCTCCTCTACCAGAAGTATAAAATCCTTGTGTAACTTTTAACTGCAAAAGCGTGGAGTTATAGTAGACGCAAGCAGAGGCAGCAAGTAAAAATAGGCAAAATATCATAGATTTTTTATTTATAAGATTAATTTTTTCATTTTTAAATATTAGAGCTAATATCACTACTAAACTTAGAACGATTGCAAGCCATGAGCCTCTTGCCCCTGTAAGCAAAATAAAAATTAAGCCAATGATGATATTAAAAATAGTAATAAAAAATTTATAAAAATTACTTTTTATATAAAATAGTGATATCAAAGAAAAAATGAATAAATTATCAAAGAAACTTGAATAAAATCTATCGATAGGTTGAATCAATTGATTTTTTGTATTTCTTAAATTTAAAAGCGTTCCTTCTTCTATTCCTTTTACAAAAAAATGCAAATTATCTAAGCTTAAAGCTATAACCATGGCAAAAAACAACCATTTTGAATTTTTATAACTACCATCATGCCAAAGGAGAATAATAAAAATAAATACAAAAGCTCGTTTAAATTCACTAAATGCTGAAAGAAATGCATTCTGGGTAGTGTCATAAGGAAAAATTGATATTCCAAAAACATATAAATTTAGTAAAATAAAAAGCAGCAATATAGTTTTATTGTTTTTTATATTATTTTTTATATTTTCTAATGTATTTTTAGTATTAATAATAAAAAGAATCATAGTTAAAAATAGAGCCAAATATATACCTAAATTCTTCACAGCAGTAATATGTTCGTTATATTGACCTATCAAAAAAAGAGATAAGAAAAATAAGATAGCTCTTTTTAAAAATATTATTAATTTTGGCTTATTTTGAATTATCATTTAAAACTTCTTCATAAATTTTTTGTACATCATTAGCAATTTTACCCCAGGAAAAATTCTCTTCACACATTTTTCTAGCATTTGTAATAATTTTTATTTTGTCAGAATCCTTTAAATTTAAAATATACTTTTTTACATTTCTGGCGAAATTTTCAAACTCAAAAAGCTTACAATTCTCACTATCCACCATATACTCCTTGCTGCCGCCACCTGCTCTTGCTATAACAAAACTTTCGCAGCTCATAGCCTCTATGCCAACCATGCAAAACGACTCTTTGTCATTTAAAGGGATGATTGTAAAATCAAAGTCATTATATGCGGCGTGAACTTTATCTGGTGAGATATTGTCAAGAAATTCTATATTGTTTAGATTGTATTCTTTTATCTTTTTAACAAGACTTTTATAGTATTCATAATTATCTTTTCTTTTAATTATTTCACCTATTATTTTAAAATTGTACTCAGATAAATTTTTAAATTCTCTTGCTAGTTCAATCATATATTCAACTTTTTTTTGACTAACTATTCTTCCCACAAAACCAATAATAATTTTTTTATCTTTTTTAAAATTTATTTTTTTAAATTTATCTATATCTACACCATTTTTTATAACTTTATAAATTTTTGCATTTGGTAGACCTTCAAAATTCTTCATAAGAAAATCACTACAAGTTATAACGGCATCAAGCTTATCAAAATTTTTATTTTTAAAATCATAAAAATTATGCAGGTGAAGGATCACTTTTATATCTTTATTTCAAGTTTTTATCTTTTTTGCTAACTTCTCTACACTATTATGATAGTTTTGAAAATGCACAATATCAGGATTTATTTTTTTTATCTCATTGAAAACCCTATCATTATAAGAGTAGACGTCCCAGCCTAATATTTTTTGAAAAATTCTTTTATAAATTTTTGAAAGGCGAATTCTATGATGATAAACACCATCCCTATATTCTTTTAAAGGTAAAAACTCATCATCTAAGCAAATAGTGTGAGGTTCATAAAACCAAAGCCTCTTTGCTACTTCATTTGTCCAAGTCTGAACAGCAGCACCCTTGAGCGGAGGTATGGCATAAAAATTACTTACATAAGCTACTTTTTTCATAACTCAACCAGTTCCTGTGCAAATTTTGACCAATCGTACATGCCTTTTATGCTCTCTCTTGGTCTTAAATTTTCTATATTTTTTAGCGTTAAATTTATCTTTTCTATCATGTCGCTTTCATCAGAAATTTTAAATTTATACCCATTTACTCCATCTTTTATTATTTCTTTCATGCCACCATTTATGCTAACTACACAAGGTTTATTAGCAGACAATGCTTCAATTACAGTTATGCCAAAAGCCTCATGGCCGACACTCGGCTGCAGATAGATATCGCAGGCGTTATAATACTGATTTAACTCATCATGCCCGATAGCGCCGACAAAAATAACCTTTTGGCTTACATTAAGTTCGGTTGCTAGCTCTCTTAGACTTTGTAAATTTTCACCATCGCCAACAAGCATAAATTTGGCGTTTTCTATCTTGTTTATATTTTTCACCATCATACCAAAGCCTTTCCAACCAACTACTCTGCCAACGCTTCCTATCAAAATTTCATCACTCTTTACGCCAAATTTATCTCTTATTTTTTCTTTTAGTGATGCATCTGGATAAAACTTCTCTTTATCTACACCGTTATAAACTACTTTTATCTCTCTGCTATATCTTTTTCGTAAGATGTCAGCATTTGCGTCACTCACACTAATGATTTTGTCAATAAATTTAACAAAAAAGCGATCAAAAAAATAAAAATCCTCTCCACCACTTACAAATATAGTCTTTAAATTTTTATCATGTTTTTTAAGTAAGTATGCTACAAAAAAATCAAATGGTTTATGAATAACTAAAACATCAAATTTTTGAGATTTCAAAAATTTTCTAGCATTAAAATAAAAACTAACTCTCTCAACAAATTTCCTAAATCTATTGCCTAGTTTTAAAACCTTCTCTCTTGGATAAAAGTCAAACATTTTTAGATCAATATTGCTTTCTTTTAAAAAAGCTGGTACAAATTTGCCTTGTCCAGTACAAATAGTGACTTTATGGTCTTGCATAAGCTCTTTACCCACAGAATAATAAAAAGTCTCAACACCACCTATTTTTAATGCAGTTGTTACATTGTAAAGCAGAATTTGCAAAATTTTATTCCTTGAATTAGTTTTGGGCTAATTCTATCATAAAAGCAGCTTTTACCTTAATGAGATTTAATAAAAAACAAATTTTAATTATTTAAAAGATATAATCCAGCCCAAATTTAAAAATAAAAAAATAGATAAATTTAAGGTAAAAAATGTTTATAGATAGTGCAAGATTGACTTTAAGTTCGGGGCATGGTGGAGCTGGAGCTGTGAGTTTTCGCCGTGAAAAACACATCATTTTAGGCGGTCCTGATGGCGGAGACGGCGGAGACGGCGGAGACGTTTATTTTATTTGTGACAACAACACCCACACTTTAGCAAATTATAAGGGTAAAAGAGCCATGAAAGCTGGCAATGGTGAAGCTGGCATGGGCAAGCGAATGACTGGTAAAAAAGGCGAAAACTTAGAACTAATAGTCCCTCCTGGCACAGCTGTTTATGATGCACAGACAAATGAACTACTCTGTGACATAGTTAGCGAGGGGCAAAAGACACTATTTTTAAAAGGCGGTAAAGGTGGACTCGGAAATTTTCACTTTAAAAGCTCTATTAACCAAGCTCCAGAATACGCACAAAAAGGTATGCCAGAAGAGAGCATAGAGGTCAGGCTCGAGCTAAAGCTCATTGCTGATGTTGGTTTAGTGGGCTTTCCAAATGTTGGTAAATCAACGCTTATTTCAACAGTATCAAACGCCAAACCACAGATCGCAAACTACGAATTTACAACGCTTACGCCAAAGCTTGGCCTTGTTGAGGTCGATGAGTTTAGTGGCTTTGTCATGGCTGACATTCCTGGTATTATCGAGGGGGCGAGCGATGGACGCGGTTTGGGCGTTAAATTTCTAAAACATATCGAGCGAAATAAAATTTTACTTTTCATGATAGACGGAGCAAACTATAGAGGTATGAGCGAGCAGTTTAGTGTGCTAAAAGAAGAAGTCGCTAAATTTTCAAGCGTACTTGCTAGCAGGGACTATGCTATCGCTATCACCAGAGTCGATGCGGCGGAAAATTTAGATGAAAATATAAAAGAATTTATGAAATTTTTAAAGCTAAAGCCAGAGCAAAACGGTAAATTTATCTACAAACAAGATTTACTCAGCTTTGATCATTCAAAACCATATTTCATTTTGCCGATCTCATCAGCGACAAACGAGAATATCGACGAGCTTAAATTCGCACTACTTGAGCTGCTAAAAAAGGAACTTTGAGTTGCGACTTTTTAGTGCTTTGGGCATAGAAATTTGAGAGTATAAAATGAAGAAAATTTTTTACATTATGCTATTTTGCTTTAGCGCATATAGCTGTGATCCAGCGGATCCGGCGTATATGTTTTTGGATTACAATGACATAGATCGTGACGGTATGCTAAATTTAGATGAGTGGACGTCCTGCAAAGTGCCATCAGCGCTAAAAATAGCACCAGATCTATGCACTAGTGAGGAATTTAAGAGGCTGGATCTTGATCGTAGTGGCAAAGTTAGCATTAATGAGCTAGGAAGTTTGATATTTCAAAAGATTGACTGGCAAGAAGATCCATGCGCCTCTTGGCTGACTGGCAGTAAAAACGTAGATCAAAATAAAAGTCGTTGAAATTTAAAGGAAAGTGATGAATGTAGTTTTTATGGGGACGCCTGATTATGCCGTTAGGATACTTAGGCACCTAAAAGAAGCTGGCTTTAATATAAAAGCAGTCTTTACCCAGCCTGATAAGCCAGTTGGCAGAAAGCAAATTTTAACCCCAAGTGAGGTGAAAATTTACGCACAAAATGAGCTAGCAGGCGTGCCAGTCCTTACACCAAATACGCTAAAAGATGAGGCGGTAGTTAACGAGCTAAAGGCATTTGAGCCTAAATTTATTGTAGTAGCAGCTTATGGTAAAATTTTGCCCCAAAGCGTTTTGGACGTGGCAACTTGCATAAATTTACACGCCTCGATCTTGCCAAAATATAGAGGTGCTAGCCCTATACAAAGCGTGATCTTAGCAGGTGAGAAGCAAACTGGCGTCACAGCTATGCTAATGGACGCTGGGCTTGACACTGGCGATATGCTGGACTTCATCTGCACTCCTTGCGAGAGTAAGATGTCAAGCGAGCTTTTTAGCGAGCTAGGCGAGCTTGGCGGCGAGCTAATCGTAAAAGTGCTTAAAAATTTTGAAAATTTAAAGCCGCAAAAACAAGACGACGCGCAGGCCTCGCACTGCAAAAAGATAAGCAAGAGTGATGGACTTTTTAGCTTTGACGAAGAGGCTGGGCAAATTTATAATAAATTTCGTGCGCTCACACCTTGGCCAGGGATTTATCTAGCAAGTGGACTAAAAATTTTATCACTTGAACTAAGCGACAAAAGTGGCAAAAGCGGAGAAATTTTAAGCGTAGAGAAGGACCACGTCGTGGTTGCTTGCAAGGGTGGGGCGGTCAAAATTTACGAGCTTCAAGAGCCAAGCAAAAAGCCAACAAACGCAAAAGCATATATAAATGGTAAGCGCCTTAGCGTTGGCGATGAATTAAAATAAATTTAAAGGAGCGGTTATGAAAAATGCACTAAGTATAGCAGGGGTTGATCCAAGCGGTGGAGCCGGAGTTTTAGCTGATATAAAGGTCTTTATAGCGCACGGCGTATATGCGATGGGAGCGATCACAGCGGTCACTGCTCAAAATACAAAGGGCATCTTTGGCATGCAGTTAGTTGAGCCAAAGCTCATCGAGGACCAGATCAAAGCGATATGTGATGATATAAGAGTTGATGTGATAAAAATAGGCGTTGTTCCAAGCGTTGAGATCATCAAAAGCGTCGCAAAAACGCTAAGAGAGATCAAAAATTTACCGCCAGTCGTGCTTGACCCTGTTATGAGCTGTAAAAATGGTGACATCTGGCTAGAGGGCGCTGCAAAAGACGCGATCGTGGAGGAGCTTTTTCCGCTTGCGAGCGTGATCACGCCAAATATCTTTGAAGCGCGCGAAATTTTAAAGCGTGAGCTAAAAGGCGAGAGCGAGCTAAAAGAGGCTTGTAAGAATCTATTAAAATTTGGCGAAAAAAGCGTCTATCTAAAATGTGGCGAACTTAATGGTAAGTCGCTTGATATATTTTATGATGGCAGTGAATATGAAATTTTTAGCGATGAGCGTATAAAAACGACTGCAACACACGGCTCAGGCTGCTCGCTATCAAGTGCGATCGCTTCAAATTTAGCAAATGGACAAAGCTTAAAAGAGAGCGTAAAAAATGCGCATGATTATATCTTTAACGCTATCAAAAACGCGGTCATCATCGGCGGCGGACAAAATCCGGTAAATCACTTCTATAAATTTAAGGTGTGATTTGAAAGTAGAGTTTTTTCAAAGTCTGCCTTCGACACAGGAATTTTTGATAGACGCCCTAAAAAACGGCGAGATAAAAGCTCCGTATATGGTTGTGGCGTATAATCAAACCAAAGGCATCGGCAGCCGCGGTAACAGCTGGGAGGGGCTTGGCGGAAATTTGTTTATGTCATTTTGCATAAGCGAAGATGAGCTACCAAGCGACATACCACCACCTTCGATCTCGATATATTTTTCTATGCTGATGCGTGAGGTCTTGAGCGAACTTGGCTCAAAGTGCTGGCTAAAATGGCCAAATGATTTTTACGTAGATGAGTACAAAATAGGCGGCACTTTGACAAATAAAGTGGATGAAATTTACATTTGCGGCATGGGGATAAATTTAACGAGTGCGCCCGAAAAAGCGGGTATTTTAGACATCAAAACTAGCGTAGATGAGCTAGTTTGGGGCTTTGTTAGCATGCTTGATAAAAAGATTTTATGGAAGCCAATTTTTAGCAAATTTAGGATAGACTTTTGCAAGTCAAAAAGTTTTATTACGCATATTGCAAATAGAGCTGTTTCGCTTCAGGATGCTGAAATTTGCGATGATGGAGCAATCTTACTAAATGGGGAAAAGGTATATTCTTTAAGATGAGCGAGATAATAACAATAGCTAATCAAAAAGGCGGCGTTGGCAAGACCACAACAGCCGTAAATTTAGCCGCGTCACTGGCGGTTGCTGAAAAAAAAGTATTATTAATAGATATCGATCCACAGGCAAACGCGACAACTGGACTTGGTTTTAGTAGAAGCGACTATGAGTTTAACATCTATCACGTCTTAACAGATAGAAAAAAGCTCTCGCAAATCGTGTTAAAAACTGAGATCCCAACACTTTTTTTGGCCCCGTCAAATATAGGACTTGTCGGTATCGAGCAAGAATTTAACGACCAAAATAAGGACTATAAACTAATCCTTAAAAACAAAATTTCAGAAGTTGTAAACGATTATGATTTTATCATCATCGATAGTCCTCCAGCACTTGGAAGCATTACGATAAATGCTCTTAGTGCAAGCGATAGTGTGATCATCCCTATCCAGTGTGAATTTTACGCACTTGAGGGTTTGGCACAGATCCTAAATACAGTTAAGATCATCAAAAAAACGATAAATCCAAAGCTTAACATAAAGGGTTTTTTGCCAACTATGTTTAGTTCGCAAAATAATCTCTCAAAAGAGACAATTGCAAATTTAAAACAGCATTTTGAAAACAAGCTCTTTAAAAGTAAAGACAGCAAGGATGAATTTGTGGTCGTTCCAAGAAATGTGAAACTTGCTGAAAGCCCAAGTTTTGGTAAGCCAGTGATACTTTATGATATAAAATCGCCTGGCTCGATCGCGTATCAAAATTTAGCATATTGTATTTTAAACTAAAAAATAAGGAAAAAAATGGCTAAAAAAGGTGGATTAGGGCGAGGACTTAGCGCGATACTTGAAGATGTAGAGCAAGCCTACAGCAAAGAGATTGCAAATT
Above is a genomic segment from Campylobacter concisus containing:
- the rplU gene encoding 50S ribosomal protein L21 — encoded protein: MSKYAIFKHGGKQYRVSEGEYLKLDHFSAEAKSTVEITEVLAVNDGEVKVGAPFVKGAKVVLEVVNEGKDKKVVIYKKRRRKDSKLKRGFRRQFTRVKVVSIAA
- the rpmA gene encoding 50S ribosomal protein L27 — encoded protein: MAHKKGQGSTQNNRDSIGRRLGVKKFGGEFVRAGNIIIRQRGTATHAGNNVGLGKDHTIFALVDGFVKFERLDKNRKKVSVYPAA
- a CDS encoding glycosyltransferase; translation: MKLFYIYPEQIPQGNAREIAILNTFFELSNMCDAKLVVPQSPLNLNEVNEKFSLKLKANDILFVRKRILFLKSNKIFNFFLKKIINNDSNKDAIFYTRHLKIAKFLLENKISNQKVVFEVHECFTLGNKALYNMEKEILKDADFIFSHNISTLNELRKFFDLQITNSAVVYNGCKQDYIFKKKDFDFSSINYYGSFLLWKGLDLMLDFALKTRIKLELYGKNSGNSFINLKNTLKERKIECLVCFKGMLPQKEVVKSLIKNNTILIIPSVKSAYSLYSTPLKLFEYMANSNVVLAPNFPPVAEIVKDGKNGFLYEAGDKKSLEEKFNYIKTLSNDELNKISKNAYENMSENTWKNRARKIIKELEKIN
- a CDS encoding glycosyltransferase family 4 protein — translated: MKNFEGLPNAKIYKVIKNGVDIDKFKKINFKKDKKIIIGFVGRIVSQKKVEYMIELAREFKNLSEYNFKIIGEIIKRKDNYEYYKSLVKKIKEYNLNNIEFLDNISPDKVHAAYNDFDFTIIPLNDKESFCMVGIEAMSCESFVIARAGGGSKEYMVDSENCKLFEFENFARNVKKYILNLKDSDKIKIITNARKMCEENFSWGKIANDVQKIYEEVLNDNSK
- a CDS encoding glycosyltransferase family 4 protein, coding for MQILLYNVTTALKIGGVETFYYSVGKELMQDHKVTICTGQGKFVPAFLKESNIDLKMFDFYPREKVLKLGNRFRKFVERVSFYFNARKFLKSQKFDVLVIHKPFDFFVAYLLKKHDKNLKTIFVSGGEDFYFFDRFFVKFIDKIISVSDANADILRKRYSREIKVVYNGVDKEKFYPDASLKEKIRDKFGVKSDEILIGSVGRVVGWKGFGMMVKNINKIENAKFMLVGDGENLQSLRELATELNVSQKVIFVGAIGHDELNQYYNACDIYLQPSVGHEAFGITVIEALSANKPCVVSINGGMKEIIKDGVNGYKFKISDESDMIEKINLTLKNIENLRPRESIKGMYDWSKFAQELVEL
- the obgE gene encoding GTPase ObgE; translated protein: MFIDSARLTLSSGHGGAGAVSFRREKHIILGGPDGGDGGDGGDVYFICDNNTHTLANYKGKRAMKAGNGEAGMGKRMTGKKGENLELIVPPGTAVYDAQTNELLCDIVSEGQKTLFLKGGKGGLGNFHFKSSINQAPEYAQKGMPEESIEVRLELKLIADVGLVGFPNVGKSTLISTVSNAKPQIANYEFTTLTPKLGLVEVDEFSGFVMADIPGIIEGASDGRGLGVKFLKHIERNKILLFMIDGANYRGMSEQFSVLKEEVAKFSSVLASRDYAIAITRVDAAENLDENIKEFMKFLKLKPEQNGKFIYKQDLLSFDHSKPYFILPISSATNENIDELKFALLELLKKEL
- a CDS encoding GDP-mannose dehydrogenase, with the translated sequence MKKIFYIMLFCFSAYSCDPADPAYMFLDYNDIDRDGMLNLDEWTSCKVPSALKIAPDLCTSEEFKRLDLDRSGKVSINELGSLIFQKIDWQEDPCASWLTGSKNVDQNKSR
- the fmt gene encoding methionyl-tRNA formyltransferase, whose amino-acid sequence is MNVVFMGTPDYAVRILRHLKEAGFNIKAVFTQPDKPVGRKQILTPSEVKIYAQNELAGVPVLTPNTLKDEAVVNELKAFEPKFIVVAAYGKILPQSVLDVATCINLHASILPKYRGASPIQSVILAGEKQTGVTAMLMDAGLDTGDMLDFICTPCESKMSSELFSELGELGGELIVKVLKNFENLKPQKQDDAQASHCKKISKSDGLFSFDEEAGQIYNKFRALTPWPGIYLASGLKILSLELSDKSGKSGEILSVEKDHVVVACKGGAVKIYELQEPSKKPTNAKAYINGKRLSVGDELK
- the thiD gene encoding bifunctional hydroxymethylpyrimidine kinase/phosphomethylpyrimidine kinase — encoded protein: MKNALSIAGVDPSGGAGVLADIKVFIAHGVYAMGAITAVTAQNTKGIFGMQLVEPKLIEDQIKAICDDIRVDVIKIGVVPSVEIIKSVAKTLREIKNLPPVVLDPVMSCKNGDIWLEGAAKDAIVEELFPLASVITPNIFEAREILKRELKGESELKEACKNLLKFGEKSVYLKCGELNGKSLDIFYDGSEYEIFSDERIKTTATHGSGCSLSSAIASNLANGQSLKESVKNAHDYIFNAIKNAVIIGGGQNPVNHFYKFKV
- a CDS encoding biotin--[acetyl-CoA-carboxylase] ligase; this encodes MKVEFFQSLPSTQEFLIDALKNGEIKAPYMVVAYNQTKGIGSRGNSWEGLGGNLFMSFCISEDELPSDIPPPSISIYFSMLMREVLSELGSKCWLKWPNDFYVDEYKIGGTLTNKVDEIYICGMGINLTSAPEKAGILDIKTSVDELVWGFVSMLDKKILWKPIFSKFRIDFCKSKSFITHIANRAVSLQDAEICDDGAILLNGEKVYSLR
- a CDS encoding ParA family protein, translating into MSEIITIANQKGGVGKTTTAVNLAASLAVAEKKVLLIDIDPQANATTGLGFSRSDYEFNIYHVLTDRKKLSQIVLKTEIPTLFLAPSNIGLVGIEQEFNDQNKDYKLILKNKISEVVNDYDFIIIDSPPALGSITINALSASDSVIIPIQCEFYALEGLAQILNTVKIIKKTINPKLNIKGFLPTMFSSQNNLSKETIANLKQHFENKLFKSKDSKDEFVVVPRNVKLAESPSFGKPVILYDIKSPGSIAYQNLAYCILN